In Fusarium fujikuroi IMI 58289 draft genome, chromosome FFUJ_chr08, one genomic interval encodes:
- a CDS encoding oxidoreductase-like protein translates to MAAKLSANALIELAKNRRSIYTLSKNLPISTQRITEIVNQTTLETPSSFNSQSNRVVVLYGAEHDKLWDITADTLKAIVPAETWEGTSKRISGFKAAAGTVLFYVDNAAVEAMQTKFAIYADRFPPWAVQSAGIQQYLLWTALEAEGLGANLQHYNPLIDEKVAETWKIPSTWTLNAQLVFGAKTAEAAPKDYAPLEERVKVFGA, encoded by the coding sequence ATGGCCGCTAAACTCTCCGCCAACGCCCTCATcgagctggccaagaacCGCCGCTCCATCTACACTCTCTCCAAGAACCTCCCCATCTCCACCCAGCGCATCACCGAGATCGTCAACCAAACCACTCTCGAGACCCCCTCATCCTTCAACTCGCAGTCCAACCGTGTCGTCGTCCTCTACGGCGCTGAGCACGACAAGCTCTGGGACATCACTGCCGATAccctcaaggccatcgtcCCCGCCGAGACATGGGAGGGCACCTCTAAGCGCATCTCCGGCTTCAAGGCCGCTGCCGGAACTGTCCTCTTCTACGTCGACAACGCCGCCGTCGAGGCCATGCAGACCAAGTTCGCCATCTACGCTGATCGCTTCCCTCCGTGGGCCGTTCAGTCCGCCGGCATCCAGCAGTACCTCCTCTGGACCgctctcgaggctgaggGTCTCGGTGCCAATCTCCAGCACTACAACCCCCTGATCGATGAGAAGGTTGCTGAGACCTGGAAGATCCCCTCCACCTGGACCCTCAACGCTCAGCTTGTCTTTGGTGCCAAGACCGCTGAGGCTGCCCCCAAGGACTATGCTCCTCTCGAGGAGCGTGTCAAGGTCTTTGGCgcttaa
- a CDS encoding related to methionine synthase reductase, with translation MTAPAIRIDGIVNPAARPHPELIMAEGAPSIAPSLTYSDDSDSQEDESVIPLERRRRASTRLIAQNARDIQRITGETPAEYMDRCCGGACCMSDRNNVEYEQVTLPDNDAFKSLGLRLENIPANLTGIIDVPEQTVSFTSIPRPTSSPSDSAISLSSDSEPFPIATTPKNNYIVPGPGYEGVDTSIQPPRFVQPHPPHNVYPARIHNTRELTKPGAEKRTFHFDLDITDYPPEEVFDFKVGGAIGVMAPNDEISVDEILDALMIPRFQRDKPVLMKTTKGRWPTVWGDDKPRELVTTRRELLTWTTDIQSYAPTKELLRVIAEHATAPNEKKILMYLCSNEGASIFSDFRGGPHVTLSQILNAFPSSHPPMDQLLSVQAQLMPRFYSLSNDPTESYTLREHAQRRLIEIAVTVHDSMDWRRGCRAGVGSGFFERQAHKFMRAQAAGERAPQIFIPMFKGLMANPLAKQFNSDGPMLLIGAGVGIAPFRGFVQRRLKQANCANKVWVLQGIRDSLVDEIYSGEWGVHEEEVKRVVQSRVGTGKYVQEEVMNQSDLVWYIINSLDGRIFVCGSSKGMGEGVEEALCDVAMEKGNLEREEARNFWKLKKEEGKYISETW, from the coding sequence ATGACTGCTCCTGCCATTCGAATTGACGGCATCGTTAACCCCGCCGCTCGACCTCATCCCGAACTGATCATGGCTGAGGGTGCCCCTTCAATTGCGCCCTCGTTGACTTACTCAGACGATTCAGACTCACAAGAAGATGAGTCCGTCATCCCTCTCGAGCGCCGCCGTCGCGCATCTACACGTCTGATCGCCCAGAATGCCAGAGACATTCAGCGAATCACTGGTGAGACGCCAGCTGAATATATGGATCGCTGCTGTGGTGGTGCTTGCTGCATGAGTGACCGAAATAATGTCGAGTATGAGCAAGTTACTCTACCTGACAACGATGCTTTCAAGTCTCTCGGTCTAAGACTCGAAAACATCCCCGCCAACTTGACTGGCATTATCGATGTGCCTGAGCAAACTGTGTCTTTCACCTCAATTCCTCGGCCGACTTCCTCGCCATCAGACTCGGCCATCTCTCTCAGCTCTGACTCTGAGCCTTTTCCCATAGCCACTACTCCCAAGAACAACTACATCGTTCCTGGACCTGGATATGAGGGTGTTGACACCTCAATCCAACCCCCTCGCTTtgttcaacctcatcctccccACAATGTCTACCCGGCCAGGATCCACAACACTCGTGAGCTCACCAAGCCTGGCGCCGAGAAGAGAACCTTCCACTTTGATCTCGATATTACCGACTACCCTCCTGAGGAGGTTTTTGACTTCAAGGTTGGTGGTGCCATTGGTGTCATGGCCCCCAACGATGAGATCTCGGTTGATGAGATTCTGGATGCCCTCATGATCCCACGATTCCAGCGTGATAAGCCTGTCCTCATGAAGACCACTAAGGGCCGCTGGCCTACCGTGTGGGGTGATGACAAGCCTCGTGAGCTCGTTACCACACGTCGCGAGCTCCTAACTTGGACCACAGACATTCAGTCATATGCCCCAACCAAGGAGCTCCTCCGTGTCATTGCGGAGCACGCCACTGCCCCtaacgagaagaagattcttATGTATCTCTGTTCCAACGAGGGTGCTAGCATTTTCTCCGACTTCCGTGGTGGCCCGCACGTCACTCTCTCACAGATCCTCAACGCATTCCCCAGCTCTCATCCTCCTATGGATCAGCTCCTGTCTGTCCAAGCTCAGCTCATGCCACGATTCTATTCTCTTTCCAACGATCCTACGGAATCATACACTCTCCGAGAACATGCTCAGCGCCGCTTGATCGAGATTGCCGTCACAGTCCACGACTCTATGGATTGGCGACGTGGCTGCCGTGCTGGCGTTGGCTCTGGATTCTTTGAGCGACAGGCCCACAAATTCATGCGAGCTCAAGCTGCCGGTGAACGTGCCCCCCAGATCTTCATTCCCATGTTCAAGGGCCTCATGGCCAACCCTCTGGCTAAGCAATTCAACTCGGATGGTCCTATGCTCCTGATTGGTGCCGGTGTTGGAATTGCTCCTTTCCGCGGCTTCGTCCAGCGTCGCCTCAAGCAGGCCAACTGTGCCAATAAGGTCTGGGTCCTGCAAGGTATCCGAGACTCGCTCGTAGATGAGATCTACAGCGGCGAGTGGGGTGTtcatgaggaggaagtgaAGCGCGTTGTCCAGAGCCGAGTGGGTACCGGCAAGTATGTTCAGGAAGAGGTTATGAACCAGTCTGATCTGGTCTGGTACATCATCAACTCTCTGGATGGCCGTATCTTTGTGTGCGGAAGCAGCAAGGGCATGGGCGAAGGTGTCGAAGAGGCTCTTTGCGATGTGGCCATGGAGAAGGGCAACCTCGAGCGCGAGGAGGCCCGCAActtctggaagctcaagaaggaagagggcaAGTACATCTCCGAGACATGGTAG
- a CDS encoding related to phosphatidylserine decarboxylase, which yields MAPTLGFGPGSSKLGSHMLRNSFYTHGRWTNCYSPSASRHMFLASTRSRCLSRPSVSSIRTFASNSGKRPRFSQRLGEAMRNTKIQWYRIPVGLGIGFLGLVQFYKVSSREKERLDNEDGQEGSRAPKKRARIRPDGPWQVQVMSTLPLKAISRLWGRFNELTIPYYLRVPGFKLYSWIFGVNLDEVAEPDLHVYPNLASFFYRTLKPGARPLDQDPHTLICPSDGKVLQFGQIQGNDIEQVKGMTYTIDALLGKNTPAPSISGASGTSTPATSQGDVSEEESLVKQHEEFAQVNGISYTLPDLLTGTGKQAPSAKDESMPASPGTVSEVRAELALGERPWYDLISPDNTTSLYYAVIYLAPGDYHRFHSPTNWVVDRRRHFAGELYSVSPYLQRTLPGLFTLNERVVLLGRWRWGFFSYVPVGATNVGSIVINFDKELRTNSLLTDTAADRAAEEAAHRGEVYHGFAEATYEAASPVLRGHALRRGEEMGGFQLGSTIVLVFEAPSGKTDENNRHVGWDWAVQKGQKVKMGQALGRVIE from the exons ATGGCTCCAACCCTTGGTTTTGGGCCTGGCTCCTCCAAGCTCGGTAGTCACATGCTCCGCAACTCATTCTACACCCACGGCCGTTGGACAAATTGTTACTCGCCATCTGCCTCGCGACACATGTTTCTGGCCTCCACGAGATCGCGATGCCTATCACGGCCTTCGGTCTCTTCAATTCGAACCTTCGCCTCCAATTCGGGCAAGAGACCAAGATTTTCCCAGCGCCTCGGCGAGGCCATGCGAAACACCAAAATTCAATGGTACCGGATCCCTGTCGGTCTAGGTATTGGTTTCCTCGGTCTCGTCCAGTTTTATAAGGTCTCTTCCCGTGAGAAGGAGAGACTCGATAATGAAGATGGACAGGAGGGTTCTAGGGCACCCAAGAAGCGTGCCAGAATCCGACCTGATGGCCCTTG GCAAGTCCAGGTCATGTCAACTCTACCCCTAAAGGCCATCTCTAGACTTTGGGGACGATTTAATGAACTTACTATTCCTTACTATCTTCGAGTCCCAGGTTTCAAGCTTTATTCTTGGATTTTCGGTGTCAA CCTCGACGAAGTCGCCGAACCCGATCTCCACGTCTATCCCAACCTCGCATCCTTCTTCTACCGTACGCTCAAGCCCGGTGCTCGGCCACTTGATCAGGATCCCCATACTCTTATCTGCCCTTCGGATGGAAAAGTACTTCAGTTCGGCCAGATTCAAGGCAATGACATTGAGCAAGTTAAGGGTATGACATACACCATTGATGCTCTTCTTGGAAAGAATACCCCTGCTCCAAGCATCTCTGGCGCTTCTGGTACTTCAACTCCCGCAACAAGCCAAGGTGACGTGTCAGAGGAGGAGTCGCTCGTTAAGCAACACGAGGAGTTTGCTCAAGTCAATGGCATTTCATACACTCTTCCCGATCTTCTCACCGGTACTGGAAAACAGGCTCCGTCGGCAAAGGACGAGTCTATGCCCGCGTCTCCTGGTACAGTCTCTGAGGTCCGTGCCGAACTCGCTCTCGGCGAGCGACCTTGGTACGATCTCATATCTCCCGACAACACTACATCGCTTTACTATGCAGTCATCTACTTGGCTCCCGGCGACTACCACCGCTTTCACTCTCCCACGAACTGGGTTGTCGACCGCCGACGCCACTTTGCAGGAGAACTCTATAGCGTGTCCCCATATCTTCAGCGAACCCTCCCTGGTCTTTTTACACTCAACGAGCGCGTGGTTCTTTTAGGCCGTTGGCGCTGGGGCTTTTTTAGTTATGTGCCAGTCGGTGCCACCAACGTCGGCTCCATTGTGATCAACTTTGATAAGGAACTCCGAACCAATAGTCTGTTGACTGACACGGCAGCAGACCGTGCAGCGGAGGAAGCTGCCCATAGGGGTGAAGTGTACCATGGATTTGCTGAAGCGACATATGAAGCAGCCAGCCCTGTCCTGCGGGGTCATGCGCTCCGACGCGGTGAAGAAATGGGAGGTTTCCAGTTGGGTAGCACCATCGTACTCGTTTTCGAGGCACCGTCAGGCAAAACAGATGAGAATAATAGGCATGTCGGCTGGGATTGGGCTGTACAGAAGGGAcagaaggtgaagatgggACAAGCACTGGGACGGGTCATTGAGTAA